CGCCGGATTGAAAAACGGCGCGCAGGTCACGCTCATCGGTTAACGGAGGCCCGCCATGACTGACCAACAGATTGAATGCCTGGTTGAACGCATACTCCAACGCCTGAAACCGCCGGTACTGGTAATGGTGGCCGCCGCAACGGGATATCGGCATGCCATTAGTCAGCGGCTGGCGAGCTGCGGCGAAAGTCTGCATCTGGCGCTGGATAGCGGGATTGAAGACGGTGAGCAGTGGCAGGCTCTGGGTAAAACGCTGCCTGCGGCCGACTGGCAAGATACGCTGCCTTCGGTCCCGTACAAAGCGCTGCTGCTGCCGTTTCTCGATTATCCGCTGGCAGCAGATCTGGTGAATGGCTCCCTGCACAGCCCGCTTGCCCGGCGCGTGCATGATGCCCTGCTAAGCGGCCTGCCGGTGCTGGCGCTGCGCTACCATTGCGACCCCGCCAGCGAACTGAACCAGCTACTGGGCGCGCAGCCGAACTCTGCTTACGCCGGGCATATGCAGGCCACGCTTGCCCGCCTGGCGGACTGCGGCGTCACGCTGTGTACCATGAATGAGCTGCTGGAAAGACTGGCGTCAGGTAGCGAAGCAGCGCCGGTACTGACGAGTACCATGCGGCGTTATCTCACTGTCACAGACGTGGTGAATAATCCAGCGCTGGCTTCAACACCGCAAGCACAGCTGACCGATGCCGCGATCGATTTTTTAAAAAACAGAAAAAAAGAACCTTACCTTAAATAGTAAACCCGGAGTTTAACTTATGTCTTCAAAAACAAAGTGTTGGCTATGGATGTTGTTGGTTATTGTTTCCGAAACCTCAGCCACGTCCACCCTCAAAATGTTCGGTAGCAGTGAAGGTACCACCAAAATGCTGCTGCTCGGACTGCTGATTGTTCTCTATTGCACTTGCTACTACTCGCTATCACGGGCGGTAAAAGATATCCCTGTTGGCCTGGCCTACGCCACCTGGTCCGGCACCGGCATTCTGGTCGTTTCCACCCTGGGTATGGCTTTCTACGGTCAGCATCCGGACACCGCCGCCATTATCGGCATGGCAATCATCGCCAGCGGCATCGTGATCATGAACCTGTTTTCCAAAATGGGCAGCGAAGAGAGCGCGGAAGCGCCTGCTGAGCCGGTCGCTTCATCTATGGACAAAAAAGTCGCCAACTAACAGGAAAGGAAAAGCATATGTTTAATCTCGGATTTTTATGGCTGGCGCTGTCTATCGGCTCCGAAATCACCGGTACGTCAATGATCAAAAAGACCAATGGCTTTAGCAAGTTGGCCCCGTCGGTGCTGGTGATTTGCGCCTACGGTCTGTGCTATTTCGCCCTCACCCGCGCGATGAGCACCATTCCGGTGGGCGTTGCCTACTCGTTGTGGTGCGGCTTTGGCATCGTCGGCGTCACGATTTG
This Klebsiella sp. RHBSTW-00484 DNA region includes the following protein-coding sequences:
- a CDS encoding DMT family transporter is translated as MSSKTKCWLWMLLVIVSETSATSTLKMFGSSEGTTKMLLLGLLIVLYCTCYYSLSRAVKDIPVGLAYATWSGTGILVVSTLGMAFYGQHPDTAAIIGMAIIASGIVIMNLFSKMGSEESAEAPAEPVASSMDKKVAN
- a CDS encoding DMT family transporter encodes the protein MFNLGFLWLALSIGSEITGTSMIKKTNGFSKLAPSVLVICAYGLCYFALTRAMSTIPVGVAYSLWCGFGIVGVTICSMILYKQKPDIPAIIAMVLIISGGIIMNVFSSM